The following are encoded in a window of Etheostoma cragini isolate CJK2018 chromosome 7, CSU_Ecrag_1.0, whole genome shotgun sequence genomic DNA:
- the nr4a1 gene encoding nuclear receptor subfamily 4 group A member 1 isoform X2 produces MTCIHPQHGSQLYENSLGSSELQSSDFLSRLAVETSSPRDQFSAPSLPSISSLVDSRVADFDAYSCQFTAAPAHITPSSGQETPLKLDDLQVYGCYPGAFTLSYPDEAVSPGGSDYFGSPASTSSPSTPRFQSQHMSNSNWDSAFGPYSPSPGYWAAEDNPVPQEPSFFTFGSVEDMSHLGQPHLREQNPFTLTHPNPSALTFPTLVMEQAHSLDGTEQLDGSLSPKLKSGNEGCCAVCGDNASCQHYGVRTCEGCKGFFKRTVQKNSKYVCLANKDCPVDKRRRNRCQFCRYQKCLVVGMVREVVRTDSLKGRRGRLPSKPKVAHNVTATVSPVSMIASLVRAHIDSNPSIGKLDYSKYDETEVSPNQKEDASDIKQFYELLTSSMEVIRKWAKSIPGFSEFCSEDQELLLESAFVELFILRLAYRSNADMDKLIFCNGAVLHKAQCVRSFGDWIDSILEFSQSLHRMRLDVSSFSCLTALVIIAGKSYSHPLTLFNTSTFRSRDIRLKPTVSEVFLKSKDHCLHKESGFIGVNNTRQSHNT; encoded by the exons ATGACTTGCATACACCCTCAGCATGGATCTCAGCTCTACGAGAACAGCCTTGGCAGCTCGGAGCTTCAGAGCTCAGACTTTCTCTCCAGGCTGGCTGTGGAGACGAGCAGCCCACGGGACCAATTCTCTGCTCCGTCCCTGCCAAGCATCAGCTCCCTGGTGGACAGTCGCGTGGCTGACTTTGACGCTTATTCATGTCAGTTCACTGCGGCCCCTGCCCACATCACTCCGTCGTCAGGCCAGGAGACCCCCTTGAAGTTGGATGACCTACAGGTTTACGGCTGCTACCCTGGAGCGTTCACGCTGAGTTACCCTGATGAGGCAGTGTCTCCTGGTGGGTCCGACTATTTTGGCAGCCCCGCATCCACCTCGTCTCCTTCAACCCCCCGGTTCCAGAGTCAGCATATGTCCAATTCCAACTGGGATTCAGCCTTTGGGCCATACTCACCCAGTCCGGGATACTGGGCAGCAGAGGACAACCCGGTGCCACAAGAGCCCTCTTTCTTCACTTTTGGTTCTGTGGAGGATATGTCCCATTTGGGTCAACCACACTTACGAGAGCAGAATCCTTTCACTTTGACCCACCCTAACCCCTCTGCACTGACCTTCCCCACTTTGGTGATGGAGCAAGCACACAGCCTGGATGGCACTGAGCAGCTGGATGGGAGCTTATCACCCAAGTTAAAAAGTGGAAATGAGGGCTGCTGTGCCGTGTGTGGGGACAACGCCTCCTGTCAGCACTATGGGGTCCGCACTTGTGAGGGATGCAAAGGGTTTTTCAAG cGAACAGTACAAAAGAATTCCAAGTATGTTTGCCTCGCCAACAAAGACTGTCCTGTGGACAAGAGGAGGCGGAATCGATGCCAGTTCTGCCGTTACCAGAAGTGTCTTGTTGTGGGCATGGTGAGGGAAG TTGTGAGAACAGACAGCCTGAAAGGACGAAGAGGCCGGCTGCCTTCAAAGCCTAAAGTGGCCCACAACGTGACAGCCACTGTGTCTCCAGTGAGTATGATCGCTTCACTCGTGAGAGCCCACATCGACTCAAACCCCAGCATTGGGAAACTGGATTACTctaag TATGACGAGACAGAAGTCAGTCCAAACCAGAAAGAAGACGCTAGTGATATCAAACAGTTTTACGAGTTACTCACATCCTCTATGGAGGTCATCAGGAAGTGGGCCAAGAGCATCCCGGGTTTCTCTGAGTTCTGCTCAGAAGACCAGGAACTGCTGCTGGAATCTGCCTTCGTCGAACTCTTCATCTTGCGTCTTGCATATCG tTCCAATGCTGATATGGACAAGCTGATCTTCTGCAACGGGGCCGTGCTTCACAAAGCGCAGTGCGTCCGAAGCTTTGGGGACTGGATCGACTCCATCTTGGAGTTTTCTCAAAGCCTCCATCGCATGAGGCTAGACgtttcctccttctcctgcctAACAGCACTGGTTATCATCGCTGGTAAGAGCTACAGTCAtcct